One genomic segment of Ancylobacter sp. IITR112 includes these proteins:
- a CDS encoding RNA polymerase sigma factor → MSSTGLPTAELYASEHGRLARLIQRIVRNGATTEDLVHDSFVRLLDRLSAGAGIADREAYLTRIAQNLAIDHKRREKEHVSLDEAGLFEMADSRPDAEAALAGRQALARTLLILAAMPERTRRAFEMHRLGEATLAEIGVTLDISTAHAGRLVMDGYRTLRDGLRAAGFD, encoded by the coding sequence ATGTCCTCCACCGGCCTGCCCACCGCCGAACTCTACGCCAGCGAGCATGGCCGGCTCGCGCGGCTCATTCAGCGCATCGTCCGCAACGGGGCGACGACGGAAGACCTCGTCCATGACAGCTTCGTCCGCCTGCTGGACCGGCTGAGCGCCGGGGCCGGCATTGCCGACCGGGAAGCCTATCTCACCCGCATCGCGCAGAATCTCGCCATCGACCATAAAAGGCGCGAGAAGGAGCATGTCAGCCTCGACGAGGCCGGGCTGTTCGAGATGGCCGACAGTCGCCCGGATGCCGAGGCCGCGCTGGCGGGACGTCAGGCCCTGGCCCGCACGCTGCTGATCCTCGCCGCCATGCCCGAGCGCACGCGCCGGGCATTCGAGATGCACCGGCTCGGGGAGGCGACGCTGGCCGAGATCGGCGTCACACTCGACATTTCCACCGCCCATGCCGGACGGCTGGTGATGGATGGCTACCGCACGCTGCGCGACGGCCTGAGGGCCGCCGGCTTCGACTGA
- the fhuF gene encoding siderophore-iron reductase FhuF, with protein MNPRPADATRPLEVLPPEVAGAYGYVNSCLWLPPGPGGAVPGVSLRQGEPLVRLVDAFGASFCGCDHRAVVSMWFQIYVAALLPPLFAANTYGGPGLRAELDTAGVLIAADGTCTGFVLEGAAPARGDPFERFGPVFLDHLAPLIEALAAGTHVSRRLLWANVAESLQAIAAVAEHIPGAPPDAGADADLLLESPLWPDGRRNPLAGHTRYAPTDHAHRERSRRVCCLRHMLPGFETCPACPAPPDRTP; from the coding sequence ATGAACCCCCGCCCGGCAGACGCAACCCGGCCGCTGGAGGTGCTGCCGCCGGAAGTGGCGGGCGCCTATGGCTATGTCAATTCCTGCCTCTGGCTGCCCCCCGGGCCGGGCGGCGCGGTGCCGGGGGTATCGTTGCGGCAAGGCGAGCCGCTCGTCCGGCTCGTCGATGCCTTCGGCGCTTCCTTTTGCGGCTGCGACCACCGCGCCGTCGTCTCCATGTGGTTCCAGATCTACGTCGCCGCCCTGCTGCCGCCGCTGTTCGCCGCCAACACGTATGGCGGGCCCGGGCTGCGCGCCGAACTGGACACGGCCGGCGTGCTGATCGCGGCCGACGGCACCTGCACCGGCTTTGTGCTGGAAGGCGCCGCGCCGGCGCGGGGTGACCCCTTCGAGCGCTTCGGACCCGTTTTCCTCGATCATCTGGCGCCGCTGATCGAGGCTCTGGCCGCCGGGACACACGTCTCGCGGCGGCTGCTCTGGGCCAATGTCGCGGAAAGCCTTCAGGCGATCGCCGCCGTCGCCGAGCACATACCCGGCGCACCGCCGGATGCCGGGGCCGACGCGGATCTGCTGCTCGAATCGCCGCTGTGGCCGGACGGTCGCCGCAACCCGCTCGCCGGGCATACGCGCTACGCGCCGACCGACCACGCGCACCGGGAGCGGTCGCGTCGGGTCTGCTGCCTGCGGCACATGCTCCCCGGTTTCGAGACCTGCCCGGCGTGCCCGGCCCCTCCGGACCGCACGCCATGA
- a CDS encoding FecR family protein has translation MSRPADSDDLWNEAMALLLGWQARPEDEASREAVRRFCLRSPEHRAAWEEAKLVYGLAGSAMAEGRARRRRGVTRRKALAGLGAIGVVGAGALFGPSLLQRWRADYTTTVAEIRRVPLPDGSVLTLGPETAVDIAFDERLRRVEVLDGMALCDVAADPRPFQGNAGDLSAVALGTRFELRHNDERALVAVEEGTVSVAVGRHGEGTLEAGDWLAAGPGGAGLERGHRDPGQTAAWRQRLLVAERDPVGAVVAEIARWRAGEVFVADPGLSRAPVSGLYDLQDPDAALAAVVAPFGGKVRHVSPWITVLSRV, from the coding sequence ATGTCGAGGCCGGCGGACAGCGACGATCTCTGGAACGAGGCGATGGCGCTGCTGCTCGGCTGGCAGGCGCGTCCGGAAGACGAGGCCTCGCGCGAGGCGGTCCGGCGGTTCTGCCTTCGTAGTCCAGAGCACCGCGCAGCCTGGGAGGAAGCCAAGCTGGTCTATGGTCTTGCCGGCAGCGCCATGGCCGAAGGACGGGCGCGGCGGCGCCGCGGCGTCACCCGACGCAAGGCCCTCGCGGGTCTCGGCGCCATCGGGGTCGTCGGCGCGGGTGCCCTGTTCGGCCCCTCCTTGCTGCAGCGCTGGCGGGCCGATTACACGACGACGGTGGCGGAGATCCGCCGCGTTCCCCTGCCCGACGGCAGCGTTCTGACTCTGGGTCCGGAGACGGCCGTCGATATCGCCTTCGACGAACGGCTTCGGCGGGTGGAGGTGCTGGACGGGATGGCGCTCTGCGACGTGGCGGCAGATCCCCGCCCGTTCCAGGGCAATGCCGGCGATCTCAGCGCGGTCGCGCTCGGCACCCGTTTCGAGCTTCGGCACAATGACGAGCGGGCGCTGGTGGCGGTCGAGGAAGGGACGGTCAGCGTCGCCGTCGGCCGGCATGGCGAGGGCACGCTCGAGGCGGGCGACTGGCTTGCCGCGGGTCCGGGCGGCGCCGGGCTGGAGCGGGGGCACCGCGACCCCGGCCAGACCGCTGCGTGGCGCCAGCGGCTGCTCGTGGCCGAGCGCGATCCCGTCGGCGCGGTGGTGGCGGAAATCGCCCGCTGGCGCGCCGGCGAGGTGTTCGTCGCCGATCCCGGCCTGTCGCGCGCGCCGGTCAGCGGGCTCTACGATCTGCAAGATCCCGACGCCGCGCTCGCGGCCGTCGTGGCGCCCTTTGGCGGCAAGGTCCGGCATGTCTCGCCATGGATCACCGTGCTCAGCCGTGTCTGA
- the fhuB gene encoding Fe(3+)-hydroxamate ABC transporter permease FhuB, producing MVADAARAMSGTRPARIGVALILLGVVAATALTVDGLASRLPPERWIGALLAPRTDTAELVFHFGLLPRLAVSLLAGAALGLSGALFGNVLRNPLAEPSTLGTSAGASLALAVATLHAPFLLDHGGFGVALAGALAATAAALAIAWRSRLSPLVLILAGLVVGLTCSAAGGVLVLLEHHHLSALFLWQSGALAQDGWQVAGGLALLVAAAAAACLPLRRPLAALELDDAGARALGVPVPTLRLAALAAATALAAGVVAGVGIIAFVGLAAPALARLAGARGVAGRLMASLGTGALLLWLADQLTQLIERSAGLGPPTGVLTALLGAPLLLVLLPRLREPLHAPASADHGPEGRSWPFLAGAAAATLLVLALALLLGRGEHGWWLASPGDPVLHWRWTRTVSSFGAGAMLGLAGLMIQRVSANPMASPEVLGISTGAAAGATLAVLFAPMVERPLVLGGAFAGAAATTFALLILGRRSGYAPERLLLTGVALASVVGAFLTLMMLSGHPQLDLLLRMMAGSTYLASADEAVILVAAAAAGLPLLALTARALTLLPLGAAVAGSLGLAVRRGRLAILVLVCGLTAAATLVTGPLSFVGLIAPHAARLQGMRRPGAQGIAAMLLGGTLMAAGDWLGRNLAFPWQLPAGLVVSLAGGPYFLWLMLRRHR from the coding sequence ATGGTCGCTGACGCGGCGAGGGCCATGTCCGGCACGCGACCGGCGCGGATCGGCGTAGCGCTAATTCTGCTCGGCGTCGTCGCGGCGACGGCGCTGACGGTGGACGGGCTTGCCTCTCGGCTTCCGCCGGAGCGATGGATCGGCGCGCTGCTCGCTCCCCGTACGGACACCGCGGAGCTGGTGTTCCATTTCGGCCTTCTTCCCCGTCTCGCCGTGAGCCTGCTGGCCGGCGCGGCTCTCGGGCTTTCCGGGGCGCTTTTCGGCAATGTTCTGCGCAACCCTCTCGCGGAACCCTCGACGCTCGGCACCTCGGCGGGCGCGAGCCTTGCACTGGCCGTCGCCACGCTTCACGCGCCCTTCCTGCTCGATCACGGCGGCTTCGGAGTCGCGCTCGCCGGGGCGCTGGCGGCCACCGCCGCGGCTCTGGCCATTGCCTGGCGAAGCCGGCTGTCGCCGCTCGTGCTGATCCTCGCCGGGCTGGTGGTCGGGCTTACATGCAGTGCCGCTGGCGGGGTGCTCGTGCTGCTGGAACATCATCACCTCTCGGCGCTGTTCCTCTGGCAGTCCGGTGCGCTGGCACAGGACGGGTGGCAGGTTGCGGGTGGGCTGGCGCTTCTGGTGGCGGCCGCCGCGGCGGCGTGCCTGCCGCTCCGGCGCCCGTTGGCGGCGCTGGAGCTGGACGACGCCGGCGCGCGTGCGCTGGGCGTGCCGGTGCCGACACTGCGTCTCGCCGCTCTCGCGGCCGCGACGGCCCTCGCCGCCGGCGTCGTCGCCGGCGTCGGTATCATCGCCTTTGTCGGCCTCGCGGCGCCGGCACTGGCGCGGCTTGCCGGGGCACGCGGCGTCGCCGGGCGGCTGATGGCGAGTCTGGGCACGGGGGCGCTGCTGCTCTGGCTGGCGGACCAGCTGACGCAGCTCATTGAACGATCGGCCGGCCTCGGCCCGCCGACCGGCGTGCTTACCGCCCTGCTCGGCGCTCCTCTGCTGCTGGTGCTGCTGCCCCGTCTGCGCGAGCCGCTGCATGCGCCCGCTTCCGCCGATCATGGGCCCGAAGGCCGGTCGTGGCCGTTCCTCGCGGGGGCGGCTGCCGCCACGCTCCTGGTGCTGGCGCTGGCGCTGCTGCTGGGGCGCGGCGAGCATGGCTGGTGGCTCGCTAGCCCGGGCGATCCGGTTCTTCACTGGCGCTGGACCCGCACCGTCTCGTCTTTCGGCGCCGGCGCCATGCTCGGCTTGGCCGGCCTGATGATCCAGCGCGTCAGCGCCAATCCGATGGCAAGTCCGGAGGTGCTCGGCATCTCCACCGGCGCGGCCGCCGGTGCCACCCTTGCCGTGCTGTTCGCCCCGATGGTCGAGCGCCCGCTCGTGCTGGGCGGCGCCTTCGCCGGCGCGGCCGCGACGACGTTCGCGCTACTGATTCTCGGGCGCCGCTCCGGCTACGCACCGGAGCGGCTGCTGCTCACCGGCGTGGCCCTTGCCAGCGTCGTCGGTGCCTTCCTCACGCTGATGATGCTCAGCGGTCATCCGCAGCTCGATCTCCTGTTGCGGATGATGGCGGGCTCGACCTATCTCGCGTCGGCTGACGAGGCCGTGATCCTGGTGGCCGCCGCGGCGGCGGGGCTGCCGCTGCTGGCGCTCACCGCGCGGGCGCTGACCCTGCTTCCGCTCGGCGCGGCGGTGGCGGGATCGCTTGGCCTTGCCGTCCGGCGCGGCCGGCTCGCCATTCTCGTGCTGGTCTGCGGTCTCACGGCGGCGGCGACGCTGGTGACGGGGCCGCTCAGCTTCGTCGGGCTGATCGCCCCCCATGCCGCCCGCCTGCAGGGCATGCGGCGGCCCGGCGCGCAGGGCATCGCCGCCATGCTTCTCGGTGGAACGCTGATGGCTGCGGGGGACTGGCTCGGGCGCAACCTCGCCTTTCCCTGGCAATTGCCAGCCGGGCTCGTCGTGAGCCTCGCCGGTGGCCCCTATTTCCTCTGGCTGATGCTGCGGAGGCACCGATGA
- a CDS encoding IS3 family transposase (programmed frameshift): MTGKRKRYSSDFKAKVALEALRGEQTVAQLAAKHGLHQTMINAWKKQAIEGMAAVFSGKAEAADAARESEIDQLHAKIGQLVVERGFFASGLRAMSVGAKRDMIEPDHPRLPITRQCALVGISRSAFYGGPRIESPETLAIMRAIDGQFLETPWYGSRQMVRHLRRQGHEVGRKRVRRLMARMGLATIYQRPKTTVRHPQHRIFPYLLRTMAIEEPDQVWCADITYIPMRRGFLYLVAIMDWHSRRVLSWRLSNTMEADFCIEALEEALSRFGRPSIFNTDQGSQFTSPRFAKVLLDAGVRISMDGRGRWMDNVFIERLWRSLKYECIYLNAFETGSEARAGIGRWITYYNRTRPHSALGGRTPEEVHMACDGINKAA; the protein is encoded by the exons ATGACCGGGAAGAGGAAGCGATATTCATCGGATTTCAAGGCGAAGGTGGCCCTGGAGGCACTGCGCGGGGAACAGACGGTGGCCCAGTTGGCGGCGAAGCATGGTCTCCACCAGACCATGATCAACGCTTGGAAGAAGCAGGCCATCGAGGGGATGGCCGCAGTGTTCTCCGGCAAGGCGGAAGCGGCCGACGCCGCCCGCGAGAGCGAGATCGACCAGCTCCATGCCAAGATCGGCCAACTGGTGGTGGAACGGG GATTTTTTGCGTCGGGCCTCCGGGCGATGAGCGTGGGGGCAAAACGCGACATGATCGAACCGGATCACCCCCGACTACCGATCACGCGCCAGTGCGCCCTGGTCGGCATCAGCCGGTCGGCTTTCTACGGCGGGCCGCGGATCGAAAGCCCCGAGACTCTTGCCATTATGCGGGCGATCGACGGCCAGTTTCTCGAGACGCCGTGGTACGGCTCGCGGCAAATGGTGCGCCATCTGCGCCGGCAGGGGCACGAGGTTGGGCGCAAGCGTGTGCGGCGCCTCATGGCCCGCATGGGGCTGGCCACCATCTACCAGCGGCCGAAGACCACGGTGCGCCACCCGCAGCACCGCATCTTCCCCTATCTCTTGCGCACCATGGCGATCGAGGAGCCCGACCAGGTCTGGTGCGCCGACATCACTTACATCCCGATGCGGCGCGGATTCCTGTATCTGGTCGCCATCATGGACTGGCACAGCCGCAGGGTTCTCTCCTGGCGGCTCTCCAACACCATGGAGGCCGACTTCTGCATCGAGGCACTGGAGGAGGCCTTGTCCCGGTTCGGGCGGCCGAGCATCTTCAACACCGACCAGGGAAGCCAGTTCACCAGCCCGCGCTTCGCAAAGGTGCTGCTGGACGCTGGCGTGCGGATCTCCATGGATGGCCGCGGCCGGTGGATGGACAACGTGTTCATCGAGCGCCTCTGGCGGTCCCTGAAATACGAGTGCATCTACCTCAACGCCTTCGAGACCGGGTCCGAGGCCCGCGCCGGGATCGGCCGATGGATCACCTACTACAACCGCACGAGGCCCCACTCGGCTCTCGGCGGCAGAACGCCGGAGGAGGTCCACATGGCCTGCGACGGCATCAACAAGGCGGCGTGA
- a CDS encoding ABC transporter substrate-binding protein → MRRPSRRDALALAGAALLAPSIGGAAGTDAPPRIAALELDIAEAMLALGVAPVAMAEAARFRALFPGTPLPAACAELGASWEPNLERLQHIAPARILASSDRLMLVRQLRRIAPVTVIATQETDGRRQRGVELLRLIGRDLGRAADADAILASADARLAALRRRLAGRDLPPVFLVSLVDGGTHLEFYGAGCLLDDALRALGLRNACTLPMPAYGWSIAGIEHLADLPAAALLVLDFGAPTRRTLRRLETGALWRRLPPVAAGRMHLVRAASVWGGVPTLVTFAGEVTAALEAPGGDADGR, encoded by the coding sequence GTGCGCCGTCCCAGCCGGCGCGACGCCCTCGCCCTGGCCGGGGCGGCGCTGCTCGCGCCGTCCATCGGCGGGGCGGCCGGCACTGATGCGCCCCCGCGCATCGCCGCCCTCGAACTCGACATCGCCGAGGCCATGCTGGCGCTCGGCGTCGCGCCGGTGGCGATGGCGGAGGCGGCGCGGTTCCGGGCGCTGTTTCCCGGCACGCCGCTGCCGGCCGCCTGCGCCGAGCTCGGGGCGTCGTGGGAGCCCAATCTTGAGCGGCTTCAGCACATCGCTCCCGCGCGCATCCTCGCCTCGTCCGACCGGCTGATGCTTGTGCGGCAGCTCCGGCGCATCGCCCCGGTGACGGTGATCGCGACGCAGGAGACGGATGGGCGCCGCCAGCGTGGCGTCGAGCTGCTGCGGCTGATCGGCCGCGACCTCGGCCGCGCGGCCGACGCCGACGCCATACTCGCGTCGGCGGACGCGCGGCTCGCGGCGTTGCGCCGGCGGCTCGCGGGGCGCGACCTTCCGCCCGTCTTCCTCGTGTCGCTGGTCGACGGCGGCACCCATCTCGAATTTTACGGCGCCGGCTGCCTGCTCGACGATGCGCTGCGGGCGCTCGGCCTGCGCAATGCCTGTACGCTCCCCATGCCGGCCTATGGCTGGAGCATCGCCGGCATCGAGCATCTCGCCGACCTGCCGGCGGCCGCGCTGCTCGTGCTCGATTTCGGCGCGCCCACGCGCCGCACGCTGCGTCGGCTCGAGACGGGCGCGCTCTGGCGGCGCCTGCCGCCGGTCGCCGCCGGGCGGATGCATCTTGTGCGGGCGGCGAGCGTTTGGGGCGGCGTGCCCACTCTCGTCACCTTTGCCGGCGAAGTGACAGCGGCTCTGGAAGCGCCGGGTGGAGACGCCGATGGTCGCTGA
- a CDS encoding TonB-dependent siderophore receptor codes for MTRTGRAGAGGALAQAGAGASLLVLALWGTPAAAQTPGAPTAAAQRSFSVPAGPLPAALVAFGRQAGVQISYVPSLAAGAKTEGVSGSMSVEAALARLLAGTGLVYDFQGSTVVIRRPAAAADTAPGGAIELDTIDVAGDGTDGFVATRTDAGTKTNTPIIEVPQSISVVTRDELDVRNVQTDAEALTYTPGIYAQPFGGAQNQQNPYYIIRGFPSAQGGSYVDGLISYINYRYEPYGYSRYDVVRGPSSSLYGQSDPGGLVNRVSKLPTEETIREVQIQGGNFDRLQGAFDFSGAIDKDKQFLYRLTGLFRDGNAPIDYDYGITSPDERQFIAPALTWKPNEDTTITFLGNYLKDKIGQENSFMWPGTQQLTHLAILPSDYGVWNQEQYALGYLLEHNFTDNLTFRQNLRYSHMDSTIRSGWVWDVTDGWASRVVDGNDERRSDLVIDNQFQYEVQTGPVAHALLAGFDYQNTSDWIAFVDNWDAPPLNIFFPNYNVPLPEATPWQSVTYTGESYGLYLQDQMKFGDGWIVTLSGRQDWVNGRSVGYDLYSADPIIDETSDDEKFTYRAGVTYLFDNGVAPYASYATSFLPQTGVDAYGNALKPTTGEQIEGGIKFQPAGWNAMFTAAVFQLTKQNVPTPYGEDPYGPVVQDGEIRSRGVELQATMSLNGWNLNASYTYNDVVVTEANPEVPNSSLALGKHPRWVPEQMASLWLDYTFSSGRFAGLNLGAGVRYVGTTYANATNTIANDPYTLVDAVIRYDLSKLWPQMKGAELAVNATNLLGTEYVTCFSAADCKWGAQRTVIGTLTYRW; via the coding sequence ATGACGCGGACGGGACGGGCGGGCGCGGGCGGCGCCCTCGCACAGGCAGGCGCGGGCGCCTCCCTGCTGGTGCTGGCCCTGTGGGGCACGCCAGCGGCGGCACAGACGCCGGGGGCTCCGACCGCCGCGGCGCAGCGCAGTTTCAGCGTGCCGGCCGGTCCGCTGCCGGCGGCGCTGGTGGCGTTCGGCCGGCAGGCGGGCGTGCAGATCAGCTATGTCCCCTCGCTGGCGGCGGGCGCTAAAACGGAGGGCGTCTCCGGCAGCATGTCGGTGGAAGCGGCGCTGGCGCGCCTGCTCGCCGGCACCGGCCTCGTCTATGATTTCCAGGGCAGCACGGTGGTCATCCGCCGGCCCGCCGCGGCGGCTGACACGGCGCCGGGCGGCGCCATCGAGCTCGACACCATCGATGTCGCCGGCGACGGCACGGACGGTTTCGTCGCCACCCGCACCGATGCCGGCACCAAGACCAATACTCCGATTATCGAGGTGCCCCAATCGATCTCGGTCGTCACCCGGGACGAGCTCGATGTCCGCAATGTCCAGACCGACGCCGAGGCGCTGACCTATACGCCCGGCATCTATGCCCAGCCCTTCGGCGGCGCCCAGAACCAGCAGAATCCCTATTACATCATCCGCGGCTTCCCCAGCGCGCAGGGCGGCAGCTATGTCGACGGGCTGATCAGCTACATCAATTACCGCTACGAGCCCTATGGCTATTCCCGCTACGACGTGGTGCGCGGCCCCTCCTCCAGCCTTTATGGCCAGAGCGACCCCGGCGGCCTCGTCAACCGCGTCTCCAAGCTGCCGACCGAGGAGACGATCCGCGAGGTCCAGATTCAGGGCGGCAATTTCGACCGGCTGCAAGGCGCCTTCGATTTCAGCGGCGCCATCGACAAGGACAAGCAGTTTCTCTACCGGCTGACTGGCCTGTTCCGCGATGGCAACGCGCCGATCGACTACGACTACGGCATCACCTCGCCGGATGAGCGCCAGTTCATCGCCCCGGCCCTGACCTGGAAGCCGAACGAGGACACCACCATCACCTTCCTCGGCAATTATCTGAAGGACAAGATCGGCCAGGAAAACTCCTTCATGTGGCCGGGGACGCAGCAGCTTACCCACCTCGCCATCCTGCCGTCCGATTACGGCGTGTGGAACCAGGAGCAATATGCGCTCGGCTATCTGCTGGAGCACAATTTCACCGACAACCTGACCTTCCGCCAGAACCTGCGCTACAGCCATATGGACAGCACGATCCGCTCCGGCTGGGTGTGGGACGTGACGGATGGCTGGGCCTCGCGCGTCGTCGACGGCAATGACGAGCGGCGCAGCGATCTCGTGATCGACAACCAGTTCCAGTATGAGGTGCAGACCGGCCCGGTCGCGCACGCCCTGCTGGCGGGCTTCGACTATCAGAACACCTCGGACTGGATCGCCTTCGTCGACAATTGGGACGCGCCGCCGCTCAACATCTTCTTCCCGAACTACAATGTGCCGCTGCCCGAGGCGACGCCGTGGCAGTCGGTCACCTATACCGGCGAAAGCTACGGCCTCTATCTGCAGGACCAGATGAAGTTCGGCGACGGCTGGATCGTCACCCTGAGCGGCCGGCAGGACTGGGTCAATGGGCGTTCGGTCGGCTATGATCTCTATTCGGCCGACCCGATCATCGACGAGACCAGCGACGACGAGAAGTTCACCTACCGCGCCGGCGTGACCTATCTGTTCGACAATGGCGTGGCGCCCTATGCGAGCTATGCCACCTCGTTCCTGCCGCAGACGGGCGTCGACGCCTATGGCAACGCGCTCAAGCCCACGACGGGCGAGCAGATCGAGGGCGGCATCAAGTTCCAGCCGGCCGGCTGGAACGCCATGTTCACCGCCGCCGTGTTCCAGCTCACCAAGCAGAACGTGCCGACGCCGTATGGCGAAGACCCGTATGGCCCGGTGGTGCAGGATGGCGAGATACGCTCGCGCGGCGTCGAACTGCAGGCGACGATGAGCCTGAACGGGTGGAACCTCAACGCCTCCTACACCTATAACGACGTTGTGGTCACCGAGGCGAACCCGGAGGTGCCGAACAGCTCGCTGGCACTCGGCAAGCATCCGCGCTGGGTGCCCGAGCAGATGGCCTCGCTCTGGCTCGACTACACCTTCTCCAGCGGCCGGTTCGCCGGGCTCAACCTCGGCGCCGGCGTGCGCTATGTCGGCACCACCTACGCCAACGCCACCAATACCATCGCCAATGATCCCTACACGCTGGTCGACGCGGTGATCCGCTACGACCTCTCCAAGCTCTGGCCGCAGATGAAGGGCGCCGAACTGGCGGTGAACGCCACCAACCTGCTCGGCACCGAATATGTCACCTGCTTCAGCGCGGCGGACTGCAAATGGGGCGCGCAGCGCACGGTCATCGGCACGCTGACCTATCGATGGTGA
- a CDS encoding multiprotein-bridging factor 1 family protein, which produces MKQEHLAELLQVSQPTLSRLERGLLQPTGQQIGKLEHHLLRPNQSAD; this is translated from the coding sequence ATGAAGCAGGAGCACTTGGCCGAACTTCTCCAGGTTAGTCAGCCGACCTTGTCGCGCCTTGAACGCGGCCTGCTCCAGCCGACAGGCCAGCAGATCGGGAAGCTCGAACACCACCTGCTGCGCCCGAACCAGTCTGCGGACTGA